A portion of the Bifidobacterium sp. ESL0800 genome contains these proteins:
- a CDS encoding GNAT family N-acetyltransferase, whose product MIRAAVDSDLQAITDIYNEAVIAGGSTADLTPRTLEQRRAWVASHEPRHDFPVVVLEDENGEVVGFGSLSRFHPRAGYDGVVELSYYIATAAQHRGYGTQMVSWLVDKARELGNRKANALIFASNAGSIALMKRFGFTRYGFLPQACWDGSRYLDMTYWYLDL is encoded by the coding sequence ATGATTCGAGCGGCGGTGGACAGCGATCTGCAGGCGATCACCGATATCTACAACGAGGCCGTCATCGCCGGCGGCTCCACAGCCGATTTGACCCCACGTACCCTTGAACAGAGGCGCGCATGGGTGGCCAGCCACGAGCCGCGTCATGATTTTCCTGTGGTGGTCTTGGAGGACGAGAACGGGGAAGTAGTGGGTTTCGGTTCCCTGTCGCGTTTTCATCCCCGTGCCGGTTATGACGGCGTGGTTGAATTGAGCTATTACATTGCCACTGCCGCGCAGCATCGAGGCTATGGCACGCAGATGGTGTCCTGGCTTGTCGACAAAGCCAGGGAACTCGGCAACCGCAAGGCCAACGCGCTGATCTTCGCCAGCAATGCCGGCTCCATCGCCCTGATGAAGCGTTTCGGCTTCACGCGCTATGGGTTTTTGCCGCAGGCCTGTTGGGATGGCTCACGATATCTCGATATGACGTATTGGTACCTCGATCTGTAA
- the brnQ gene encoding branched-chain amino acid transport system II carrier protein: MFFGAGNLIFPPLMGAQAQSAALPATIGFIVSAVGLPILGVLAVASAGGFEHLASRVSPKFAAVLAFVIIMAIGPCFAIPRTATTSYEMAITPFAGENNRLALLLYSIVFFALSFLLSQHPEKLSKSLGRFMGPLLLVLIAVMFAACIFIGHASLGKPFGDYAHGSLIYGFVNGYQTMDLLAALYFGIVISANISQFGVTETKANRRETGIAGTGAGILLIIIYAALSFIGAVSGSIKSANGKNDTGATVLTNLTTSAFGSIGTAFVGLIFVLACFNVCTGLISTCATYFENTFPTVFGHPVRYRAWSVFFAVFSFIVSNAGLSAIITVSLPVLGALYPIAIVLVLLNLVEKPFSSRFPRVYFWTVLLVALFTIFDCIVKLLAVFGLPVTSVSQALATLPLYEAQLTWLIPAVVGIVIGIVDSLIRHGRQTR, translated from the coding sequence ATGTTCTTTGGAGCTGGCAACCTCATCTTCCCGCCGCTGATGGGCGCCCAGGCGCAAAGCGCGGCGCTGCCGGCCACCATCGGCTTCATCGTCTCGGCGGTGGGCCTGCCGATTCTGGGCGTACTGGCAGTGGCTTCGGCGGGCGGCTTCGAGCACCTTGCCTCGCGCGTCTCCCCCAAATTCGCCGCTGTGCTGGCGTTTGTCATCATCATGGCCATCGGCCCCTGCTTCGCCATTCCCCGCACCGCCACGACTTCCTATGAAATGGCGATTACCCCCTTCGCGGGTGAAAACAACCGCTTGGCGCTGCTGCTCTATTCAATCGTCTTTTTCGCGTTGTCGTTCCTGTTGAGCCAGCATCCCGAAAAGCTCTCGAAGTCACTGGGACGCTTCATGGGACCGCTGCTCCTGGTGCTGATTGCGGTCATGTTCGCTGCCTGTATCTTCATCGGTCACGCGTCGCTCGGCAAACCGTTCGGCGACTATGCGCACGGCTCGCTGATCTACGGATTCGTCAACGGCTACCAGACGATGGACCTGCTGGCCGCGCTGTATTTCGGCATCGTCATCTCGGCCAACATCTCCCAGTTCGGCGTCACCGAAACGAAGGCGAACCGGCGCGAAACCGGCATAGCAGGAACCGGCGCAGGCATTCTGCTCATCATCATCTATGCGGCGCTTTCGTTCATCGGGGCGGTAAGCGGTTCCATCAAATCCGCAAACGGCAAGAACGACACCGGGGCGACGGTGCTGACCAATCTCACCACTTCGGCTTTCGGCTCGATCGGCACCGCATTCGTCGGTCTCATTTTCGTACTCGCCTGCTTCAACGTGTGCACCGGTCTCATCTCCACGTGCGCGACCTATTTCGAGAACACCTTCCCCACCGTTTTCGGGCATCCGGTCAGGTATCGTGCATGGAGCGTCTTCTTCGCCGTGTTCAGTTTCATCGTCTCGAACGCGGGTCTGAGTGCCATCATCACCGTCTCGCTGCCGGTACTCGGCGCGCTCTACCCCATCGCCATCGTGCTGGTGCTGCTCAATCTCGTCGAAAAACCATTCTCGTCCAGATTCCCGCGCGTCTATTTCTGGACAGTGCTGCTGGTGGCGCTGTTCACCATCTTCGATTGCATCGTCAAGCTGCTCGCCGTTTTCGGACTTCCAGTGACATCGGTAAGCCAAGCATTGGCAACCCTGCCTTTATACGAGGCCCAGCTCACCTGGCTTATCCCCGCAGTCGTTGGCATCGTCATCGGCATCGTCGACAGCCTGATTCGCCACGGCCGTCAAACGAGATAA
- the gnd gene encoding phosphogluconate dehydrogenase (NAD(+)-dependent, decarboxylating), which translates to MQLGMIGLGRMGGNMAKRIREAGHEVVGYDLSPESGRDVSSLKELVSRLDAPRIVWIMVPAGKATDSTLDELMGLLEKGDMVVNGGNCRYTDDKLNAEKLAKNGIEYMDCGVSGGVWGEERGYALMAGGTDEEYQRVLPILEALKPEGKDGLVHAGPVGGGHFAKMVHNGIEYGMMQAFGEGFATMERSEYVDDPAKVMASWRAGSVVDSWLLDLVVRAMKDDPDLKKMPPVADETGEAKWTIEAAAELGVPTPAISAGLFTRQASRGGADDVLRVVTAMRNQFGGHITKA; encoded by the coding sequence ATGCAGCTTGGCATGATTGGGCTAGGACGTATGGGCGGCAATATGGCCAAAAGGATTCGTGAGGCGGGACACGAGGTCGTCGGATACGATCTGAGCCCCGAATCCGGTCGTGACGTCTCGAGTCTCAAGGAACTGGTCTCGCGCCTTGATGCGCCGCGCATCGTCTGGATTATGGTGCCCGCAGGCAAAGCCACGGACAGTACGCTCGACGAGCTGATGGGGTTGCTCGAAAAGGGCGACATGGTCGTCAACGGCGGCAACTGCCGTTATACCGATGACAAGCTCAACGCCGAAAAGCTGGCGAAAAACGGCATCGAATATATGGACTGCGGCGTCTCCGGCGGCGTGTGGGGCGAAGAGCGTGGCTATGCCCTGATGGCTGGCGGCACCGATGAGGAATACCAGCGTGTCCTGCCGATTCTCGAGGCGCTGAAGCCGGAAGGCAAGGACGGTCTCGTCCACGCCGGCCCGGTCGGCGGCGGCCATTTCGCCAAGATGGTGCACAACGGTATCGAGTACGGCATGATGCAGGCGTTCGGCGAGGGCTTCGCGACGATGGAACGCAGTGAGTATGTCGATGATCCCGCCAAGGTCATGGCTTCCTGGCGCGCTGGCAGCGTGGTCGATTCCTGGCTGCTCGATCTGGTGGTCCGGGCGATGAAGGACGATCCGGATCTGAAGAAGATGCCGCCTGTGGCCGACGAGACCGGTGAGGCGAAGTGGACGATCGAGGCGGCGGCCGAGCTCGGCGTGCCGACTCCGGCCATCAGCGCCGGCCTGTTCACTCGTCAGGCATCCCGCGGCGGCGCCGACGACGTGCTGCGCGTGGTCACCGCGATGCGCAACCAGTTCGGCGGGCATATCACCAAAGCCTGA
- the pth gene encoding aminoacyl-tRNA hydrolase, whose product MASQFWLIAGLGNPGKKYEGTRHNMGFMVADVLAQRWSVSVSDHKGLAELGKGVMNLNGTSLKFFLAKPLTYMNDSGDAVSSIAQYYDIDPSRIIAIHDDMDLDFGRIKVKAGGSAGGHNGIRSIDKSLGTNKYARVRMGTGHAARGPHAHENTVNWVLGGFSGQQRKELPDFLADGADAAETIMFEGLGEAQERFNGR is encoded by the coding sequence ATGGCATCACAATTCTGGTTGATCGCAGGACTGGGCAACCCCGGCAAGAAATACGAAGGCACCCGCCACAATATGGGCTTTATGGTCGCCGACGTGTTGGCGCAGCGCTGGTCGGTGAGTGTGAGCGACCATAAAGGATTGGCCGAGCTGGGCAAGGGTGTGATGAATCTCAACGGCACAAGCCTCAAGTTCTTCCTTGCCAAGCCGTTGACGTATATGAACGATTCCGGTGATGCCGTTTCATCGATTGCGCAATACTACGACATCGATCCCAGCCGTATCATCGCCATTCACGATGACATGGATCTCGATTTCGGCCGGATCAAGGTCAAGGCCGGTGGTTCGGCTGGCGGGCACAACGGCATCCGCTCGATTGATAAATCACTGGGTACCAACAAGTATGCACGCGTTCGTATGGGCACCGGCCACGCCGCGCGCGGTCCGCACGCTCATGAGAACACGGTCAATTGGGTGCTCGGCGGGTTCTCCGGGCAGCAACGCAAGGAGCTTCCCGACTTTTTGGCCGACGGCGCCGACGCTGCGGAAACCATTATGTTCGAAGGTCTTGGCGAGGCTCAGGAGCGGTTCAATGGCCGCTGA
- a CDS encoding FCD domain-containing protein, whose protein sequence is MNNERERPTENLNGQSQVQAEKHPEHHPMSKVDSNVQGDSGQNPSDSPDSAQSPIPLHHAVAEQLAIDIIEHRWQPETSITLNDIQERFSISRTVAREAAHALQSANAIIVKKRVGLIAQQLDQWLSLDTQVIEWKLHSSYRKQQLLTLTELRLAVEPIAAGDAALHAPMETKALMPVLASEMRKKGESGDLEEFHKLDIRFHDEVLSHSGNELFTALSPLVDIVLKGRVEQGLYPVRPRPDALNAHEKVAEGIWKGDAQLAHDAMTHIVDEVRTTTQDS, encoded by the coding sequence ATGAACAATGAACGCGAGAGGCCAACGGAAAACCTTAATGGCCAGTCTCAGGTACAGGCAGAAAAGCATCCGGAACACCATCCGATGTCCAAGGTCGATTCAAATGTACAAGGCGACTCAGGGCAAAACCCATCAGATTCCCCGGATTCAGCGCAGAGTCCGATTCCCTTGCACCATGCCGTCGCCGAACAGCTCGCGATCGACATCATCGAACATCGTTGGCAGCCCGAAACCAGCATCACGCTCAACGACATACAGGAACGTTTCTCGATTTCCAGGACCGTGGCCCGCGAGGCGGCTCATGCCCTGCAGTCAGCCAATGCGATCATCGTCAAGAAACGAGTAGGCCTCATCGCCCAACAATTGGACCAATGGCTGTCGCTGGACACCCAGGTCATCGAGTGGAAACTCCATTCCAGCTATCGCAAGCAACAGCTCCTCACCTTGACCGAGCTGCGTCTGGCCGTTGAACCGATCGCCGCCGGCGATGCAGCGTTGCATGCGCCTATGGAGACCAAGGCTTTGATGCCGGTTCTTGCCAGCGAAATGCGTAAAAAGGGGGAATCCGGCGATCTCGAGGAATTCCATAAGCTCGATATCCGCTTTCACGACGAAGTGCTCAGCCACAGCGGCAACGAGCTTTTCACCGCGCTCTCCCCGCTTGTGGACATCGTATTGAAAGGCCGCGTGGAGCAGGGGCTGTACCCGGTTCGGCCACGCCCAGACGCGCTGAACGCACATGAAAAAGTGGCGGAAGGCATTTGGAAAGGCGACGCGCAACTCGCCCATGACGCCATGACCCATATCGTCGACGAGGTCCGTACCACCACGCAGGATTCATGA
- a CDS encoding AzlD domain-containing protein, translating into MTMSTMQSVITIAVVVFATMVTRFTVFLLFPDSKTPPRLIRYLGDVLPYAMTGMLVVYSLKNVSFVSGDHGIPMLIAIAVLVLIYRWRHNSLLAIFVGTVLYMVLVQTVFA; encoded by the coding sequence ATGACGATGAGCACGATGCAGTCCGTAATCACCATTGCCGTGGTCGTCTTCGCCACGATGGTCACTCGTTTTACGGTGTTCCTGCTGTTCCCCGATTCCAAAACGCCTCCTCGGCTCATCCGTTACCTGGGTGATGTGCTGCCATATGCGATGACCGGTATGTTGGTGGTCTATTCTCTCAAAAACGTATCGTTCGTTTCGGGTGACCACGGCATACCCATGCTCATTGCCATCGCGGTGCTCGTGTTGATATACCGCTGGCGGCACAATTCGCTGTTGGCGATTTTCGTGGGGACCGTCCTCTATATGGTGCTGGTGCAGACCGTATTCGCCTGA
- a CDS encoding gluconate:H+ symporter — protein sequence MPLVIVACAVAVLIFLIAKCKLNTFVSLVITSILAALVLQIPIAKIPTTIETGIGGQLGHLAVIFGFGSMLGKLVSDSGGGHRIAMTLIDKFGRKHIQIAVVLASFIVGIALFFEVGLVVLLPIIFVIAREIDMPFMELGLSAAVTLNVAHAFLPPHPAPTAIVGTLGADMGQVMIYGIIVAIPTVIISGPLFNHLLHKLRPGLYRKDIDITVLGEYKEFKTEDTPGFGISVFTSLLPVILIAFATICSFVIPKKNVVNEAIQFIGAPDIAMLISMLFAMWSMGFHQSRKMGEITKSMEQSVKQIAMMLLIIGGGGAFKQVLVDGGVSTYVSHLFTNISMPPLIAAWLITAILRVCVGSSTVASLTGAGLVLPLIASTGANPALMVLAVGAGSVFCDHVNDAGFWMIKEYFGLSLKDTLSSWTVATAVISVVGLLSVLCLSLFV from the coding sequence ATGCCATTAGTAATCGTAGCCTGTGCCGTAGCAGTGCTGATATTCCTGATCGCCAAATGCAAACTGAATACGTTTGTCTCATTGGTCATCACTTCCATTCTGGCGGCGCTCGTCCTCCAGATTCCAATCGCCAAGATTCCCACGACCATCGAAACCGGCATCGGTGGCCAGCTCGGCCATCTTGCCGTCATCTTCGGTTTCGGTTCGATGCTGGGCAAGCTGGTTTCCGACTCCGGCGGCGGCCATCGTATCGCGATGACGCTGATCGACAAATTCGGGCGCAAGCACATTCAGATCGCCGTCGTTCTGGCCTCGTTCATCGTCGGCATCGCCCTGTTCTTCGAGGTCGGCCTCGTCGTCCTGCTGCCGATCATCTTCGTGATCGCCCGTGAAATCGATATGCCCTTCATGGAGCTTGGCCTTTCCGCCGCCGTCACCTTGAACGTGGCCCACGCGTTCCTGCCGCCGCACCCGGCGCCCACGGCAATCGTCGGCACGCTCGGCGCCGACATGGGCCAGGTGATGATCTATGGCATCATCGTCGCCATTCCGACGGTCATCATCTCCGGTCCGCTGTTCAACCATCTGCTGCACAAGCTGCGTCCGGGCCTGTACCGCAAGGACATCGATATCACCGTACTCGGCGAATACAAGGAATTCAAGACCGAGGACACCCCGGGCTTCGGCATCTCCGTGTTCACCTCGCTCCTGCCGGTCATCCTGATCGCTTTCGCGACCATCTGCTCCTTCGTCATCCCCAAGAAGAACGTCGTCAACGAGGCCATCCAGTTCATCGGCGCCCCCGACATCGCCATGTTGATTTCGATGCTCTTCGCCATGTGGTCGATGGGCTTCCACCAGAGCCGGAAGATGGGCGAGATCACCAAGTCCATGGAGCAGTCCGTCAAGCAGATTGCCATGATGCTTCTGATCATCGGCGGCGGCGGCGCCTTCAAGCAAGTGCTCGTCGACGGCGGTGTCTCGACGTATGTCTCCCATCTGTTCACCAACATCAGCATGCCGCCGCTGATCGCCGCCTGGCTCATCACCGCCATCCTGCGCGTCTGCGTCGGCTCCTCCACCGTCGCGTCCCTGACCGGTGCGGGCCTCGTGCTGCCGCTGATCGCCTCCACCGGTGCCAATCCCGCGTTGATGGTGTTGGCCGTCGGCGCAGGCTCCGTTTTCTGCGACCACGTCAATGACGCCGGTTTCTGGATGATCAAGGAATACTTCGGCCTTTCCCTGAAGGACACCCTGTCGTCCTGGACGGTGGCCACGGCGGTGATTTCCGTTGTGGGATTGCTTTCGGTGCTCTGCCTGTCGCTGTTCGTCTGA
- a CDS encoding AzlC family ABC transporter permease, whose product MSVASGKTVSAAFREAFPRTLPICASFVLTGLSYGLLMFSKGFPLIYPVCMAAFIFAGSMEFVTIDLLLSAFNPFAAFVMTLMVNSRHFFYGLAMLRPFRGLGWKKPLLIFWMCDETFAINSSAKVSPEIDRGWFMLAVSVLDYCYWVSGAALGWLIGGVLPFSTKGVEFAMVAMFVSILLDQWSSSPHTLRGHTPALVGLVVSLACLLAFGPKDFMLPALAGMLVVFLVLRPRLEELKSDSSGRGDGGGFAGDLDTYTDGESADIGGKADDGAVVQAAAGSHEKEGKR is encoded by the coding sequence ATGTCGGTGGCGTCCGGGAAAACAGTGTCGGCGGCGTTTCGTGAGGCGTTTCCGCGTACCCTGCCGATTTGCGCCAGCTTCGTGTTGACTGGCCTCTCCTACGGGTTGCTGATGTTTTCCAAAGGATTCCCGCTCATCTACCCGGTCTGCATGGCGGCGTTCATTTTCGCGGGATCCATGGAATTCGTCACCATCGATCTGCTGTTGAGCGCCTTCAACCCGTTCGCCGCCTTCGTGATGACGTTGATGGTCAACAGCCGTCATTTTTTCTACGGTCTGGCGATGCTTCGCCCGTTCCGTGGGCTGGGCTGGAAGAAACCTCTGCTTATTTTCTGGATGTGCGACGAGACGTTCGCCATCAATTCGTCGGCCAAGGTGTCACCGGAGATTGACCGCGGCTGGTTCATGCTCGCCGTCTCCGTACTCGACTACTGCTATTGGGTTTCTGGCGCCGCGCTGGGTTGGCTGATCGGGGGTGTGCTGCCCTTTTCCACCAAAGGCGTCGAGTTCGCCATGGTCGCCATGTTCGTTTCGATTCTCTTGGACCAATGGTCGTCGTCCCCGCACACGTTGCGCGGACATACGCCGGCGTTGGTGGGTCTGGTGGTGTCTCTGGCCTGTCTGCTGGCCTTTGGCCCGAAGGATTTCATGTTGCCTGCGCTGGCGGGCATGCTGGTCGTCTTTTTGGTGCTGCGTCCCCGATTGGAGGAGCTCAAGTCGGATTCGTCCGGTCGCGGCGACGGTGGCGGTTTTGCCGGAGACCTGGATACATATACAGATGGAGAATCTGCCGACATCGGCGGCAAAGCCGATGACGGCGCTGTCGTGCAAGCGGCGGCAGGCAGCCATGAAAAGGAGGGTAAGCGATGA
- a CDS encoding UPF0182 family protein — MSFFDFFGGFPDPRNGSNRYRQNDDDDDPTILHIHTDGDDDAQSSNKRPNFSAGDFWPPRTGNPRLTRRANNRPQSTSKGTKVFIGVVVVVALLLALLFGLDHFVTDLMWFGQLGFQSVVWTQLWTKVGLWIAFAVLMALVSYFAATMAIRKRPDSADGSTIRVRGDVVEVGKSVSSKTARRVAVIVSLIVGLVFGFQFNSNWSEVLLMFHAQPFGVSDPQFGIDNGFYVFILPGLNLMLSALRMLLFFGLLFSIVTHFAMGGIRITMPVNGHGIMTMTKYARRQISVWFILNMLAWSVRQVIGVFNTLTQVGNRFTGADYTTVHANVPVTFILAGLTAILGLLLGIWLMRSHSFDGPASPDVRVVAAVKAWRVPMVAVAAVVVVAIVLGMLWPMLLQRFKVSPNEQEMESSYIARNIKATQQAYGLDKVKVGGYNAVTEGKSGALASDPETTAQIRLLDPEVISPTFKQLQQSKQYYQFADSLAVDKYDIDGKSQDTVIAARELNVNGNDNRNWVNDHTVFTHGYGVVAAYGNKVTSDGNPEFFESGIPTQGKLTKSQHYEPRIYFSPNSPQYSIVGSPKGTAPWEFDYPKGSTGASNTFDGNGGPKVGNMLTRLLYAIRFGSDQIFFSDRVTSDSQILYDRSPRDRVAKVAPYLTLDGRVYPAVVNGRVKWIVDGYTTSDAYPYSQMTDLGVATQDSTTITSKTVQGLNSQPANYIRNSVKATVDAYDGSVDLYTWDTKDPVIKAWQKIFPGQYHPISDISGELMSHLRYPESLFKVQRQLLSKYHVTSPGQFFSGEDFWQTPVDPTEAKDAQQRDVLQPPYYLTLKTGGSKKPLFSLTSTYIPAGSSTREILTGFLSVDSDAGNTKGKIGPNYGTIRLQELPKDANVPGPGQAQNNFNSNADVSKELNLLEAGSTKVVRGNLLTLPLGGGLVYVEPVYVKSSGATSFPLLKKVLVAFGDQVGFADTLDEALDQVFGGDSGASAGDAENKEGAAAGDSSSGNSAPQSDSSDKSKGKNDGSGATGATGASGSSSNDPALKDALAKAGQAMKDSDAAMKKGDWAGYGKAQQELNDQLNRALQLEGQQQ, encoded by the coding sequence ATGTCCTTCTTTGACTTTTTCGGCGGGTTCCCGGACCCGCGCAACGGATCCAATCGTTATCGCCAGAATGATGATGACGACGATCCTACGATCTTGCATATCCATACCGACGGCGATGACGACGCCCAATCTTCAAACAAACGACCGAATTTCTCGGCAGGTGATTTCTGGCCGCCGCGCACCGGTAATCCGCGTCTGACGAGGCGCGCGAACAACCGGCCCCAAAGCACGTCCAAGGGGACGAAGGTCTTCATCGGTGTGGTGGTGGTCGTGGCGCTGCTTCTGGCCCTGCTGTTCGGTCTCGATCACTTCGTCACGGACCTCATGTGGTTCGGCCAGCTCGGATTCCAGTCGGTGGTGTGGACTCAGCTGTGGACGAAGGTGGGCCTCTGGATCGCATTTGCGGTGTTGATGGCTCTGGTGAGCTATTTCGCCGCCACCATGGCCATTCGCAAGCGCCCGGATTCCGCAGACGGCTCCACCATCCGCGTCAGAGGTGACGTCGTCGAAGTCGGCAAGTCCGTCAGTTCCAAGACGGCCAGGCGCGTGGCGGTCATCGTTTCGCTGATTGTCGGTCTTGTTTTCGGTTTCCAGTTCAACTCGAACTGGTCCGAGGTCCTCCTGATGTTCCATGCCCAGCCGTTTGGCGTCTCTGACCCGCAATTCGGCATCGACAACGGCTTCTATGTCTTCATTCTCCCCGGCCTGAACCTGATGCTCTCCGCGCTGAGGATGCTGCTCTTCTTCGGTCTGCTCTTCTCGATCGTCACGCACTTCGCCATGGGAGGCATCCGCATCACCATGCCGGTCAACGGACACGGCATCATGACCATGACCAAGTACGCGCGCCGCCAGATCAGCGTCTGGTTCATCCTGAACATGCTGGCTTGGTCCGTCCGCCAGGTCATCGGTGTCTTCAACACGCTCACCCAGGTCGGCAACCGCTTCACCGGTGCCGATTACACCACGGTGCACGCCAATGTACCGGTGACTTTCATCCTCGCCGGTCTGACGGCGATTCTCGGGCTTCTGCTGGGCATCTGGCTCATGCGCTCCCATTCCTTCGACGGCCCCGCCTCGCCGGATGTGCGTGTGGTGGCGGCAGTGAAGGCCTGGCGCGTGCCGATGGTCGCCGTCGCCGCCGTCGTGGTGGTGGCCATCGTGCTCGGCATGCTTTGGCCCATGTTGCTGCAACGCTTCAAGGTCAGCCCGAACGAACAGGAGATGGAATCCTCCTATATCGCCCGCAATATCAAGGCCACCCAGCAGGCCTACGGACTTGACAAGGTCAAGGTCGGCGGCTACAACGCCGTCACCGAAGGCAAGTCCGGTGCGTTGGCCAGCGACCCCGAGACCACGGCTCAGATTCGTCTGCTCGACCCGGAGGTCATTTCGCCGACGTTCAAGCAGCTGCAGCAGTCCAAGCAGTATTACCAGTTCGCCGATTCGCTCGCGGTCGATAAATACGACATCGATGGCAAGAGCCAGGATACGGTCATCGCCGCCCGCGAACTCAACGTCAACGGCAACGACAACCGCAACTGGGTCAACGACCACACCGTCTTCACCCATGGCTACGGCGTCGTCGCCGCGTACGGCAACAAAGTGACCAGCGACGGCAATCCCGAGTTCTTCGAATCCGGCATCCCCACCCAGGGCAAGTTGACGAAGTCGCAGCACTATGAGCCGCGCATCTACTTCTCACCGAATTCGCCGCAATATTCCATCGTCGGTTCGCCCAAAGGCACTGCACCATGGGAATTCGATTACCCGAAGGGCTCAACCGGCGCTTCCAATACCTTCGATGGCAACGGCGGGCCAAAGGTCGGCAACATGCTGACCCGTCTGCTTTACGCCATCCGTTTCGGCAGCGACCAGATCTTCTTCTCCGACCGCGTCACCTCCGACTCGCAGATTCTTTACGACCGCAGCCCGCGTGACCGCGTGGCCAAGGTCGCCCCGTATCTGACGCTCGACGGGCGTGTCTACCCGGCCGTGGTCAACGGGCGCGTGAAGTGGATCGTCGACGGCTATACCACCTCGGATGCCTATCCGTATTCGCAGATGACCGATCTCGGCGTGGCCACCCAGGATTCGACCACGATCACCTCCAAGACCGTGCAGGGGCTCAATTCGCAACCTGCCAACTACATCCGCAACTCCGTGAAGGCCACGGTGGACGCCTATGACGGTTCGGTTGATCTCTATACCTGGGATACGAAGGATCCGGTCATCAAGGCCTGGCAGAAGATCTTCCCGGGCCAGTATCATCCGATTTCCGATATCTCGGGGGAGTTGATGAGCCATCTGCGCTATCCGGAAAGCCTCTTCAAGGTGCAGCGCCAGCTGCTTTCGAAGTACCACGTCACCAGCCCCGGCCAGTTCTTCTCGGGCGAGGATTTCTGGCAGACCCCGGTCGACCCGACCGAAGCCAAGGACGCGCAGCAGCGCGATGTGCTGCAGCCGCCGTACTATCTGACGCTGAAGACGGGCGGTTCCAAGAAGCCGCTGTTCTCGCTGACCTCCACCTACATCCCCGCAGGCAGCTCCACGCGTGAGATTCTGACCGGATTCCTTTCCGTCGATTCGGACGCGGGCAATACCAAGGGCAAGATCGGGCCGAATTACGGCACCATACGATTGCAGGAGCTGCCGAAGGATGCCAACGTGCCGGGCCCCGGTCAGGCGCAGAACAACTTCAACTCCAACGCGGACGTCTCCAAGGAACTCAATCTTCTGGAAGCCGGCTCCACCAAGGTGGTGCGCGGCAACCTGCTGACCCTACCTCTGGGTGGCGGCCTGGTCTATGTCGAGCCCGTCTACGTCAAGTCCAGCGGCGCCACCAGCTTCCCGCTTTTGAAGAAGGTCCTCGTGGCCTTCGGCGATCAGGTCGGTTTTGCCGACACCTTGGACGAGGCGCTCGATCAGGTCTTCGGCGGTGACTCCGGTGCTTCCGCAGGCGATGCCGAAAACAAGGAAGGGGCAGCAGCCGGTGACTCCTCGTCCGGCAACTCCGCGCCTCAGAGTGATTCCAGCGACAAATCCAAGGGCAAGAACGACGGTTCCGGCGCAACCGGCGCAACCGGCGCAAGCGGATCGTCGAGCAACGATCCCGCGCTCAAGGATGCGCTCGCCAAGGCAGGCCAGGCCATGAAGGACTCCGATGCCGCGATGAAGAAGGGCGACTGGGCCGGCTATGGCAAGGCCCAGCAGGAGCTCAACGACCAGCTGAACCGCGCCTTGCAGCTGGAAGGCCAACAGCAATAA
- a CDS encoding glucose 1-dehydrogenase, with the protein MADFSIHSFELTDKVVLITGGASGLGKYYTQAVSAVGADVCVVSATENGWDETRKIVEGNGRKVVFIKQDITADGAANNIVDQTLREFGRIDVLVNNAGIQLRHDLADFPDEDWRKVIEVNLNSLYYLSHEVAKVMMKQRSGKIVNIGSMQSYRAGKRIFPYAASKHAVVGLTKAYADALAPYNVQVNGLAPGYINTPMTLALQNNPVRSVEIHDHIPAGHWGEPSELMGAMVFLCSSASDYVTGVMLPVDGGYLLR; encoded by the coding sequence ATGGCCGATTTTTCAATTCACAGTTTTGAACTCACCGACAAGGTCGTGCTGATTACCGGAGGTGCCAGCGGACTGGGGAAGTACTATACCCAGGCGGTCAGTGCCGTCGGGGCGGATGTCTGCGTTGTCAGCGCCACCGAGAACGGCTGGGACGAGACCAGAAAGATCGTGGAGGGCAACGGCCGCAAGGTCGTATTCATCAAGCAGGACATCACTGCCGACGGTGCCGCAAACAATATCGTCGATCAGACCCTCAGGGAATTCGGCCGCATCGATGTGCTGGTCAATAATGCTGGCATCCAGCTTCGCCACGATCTGGCGGATTTTCCAGACGAGGATTGGCGCAAGGTGATTGAGGTCAATCTCAATTCATTGTATTACCTTTCGCATGAAGTCGCGAAGGTCATGATGAAGCAGCGCAGCGGCAAGATCGTCAATATCGGTTCCATGCAGTCCTACCGCGCGGGCAAGAGGATCTTCCCCTATGCCGCAAGCAAGCATGCCGTGGTAGGTCTCACCAAGGCTTATGCCGATGCACTTGCGCCCTACAACGTGCAGGTCAACGGTCTGGCGCCAGGCTATATCAATACGCCGATGACCCTTGCGCTGCAAAACAATCCTGTTCGCAGCGTCGAGATCCACGACCATATTCCTGCCGGTCATTGGGGTGAGCCAAGCGAACTCATGGGGGCAATGGTGTTCCTATGCTCATCCGCATCCGACTATGTCACCGGTGTGATGCTTCCCGTCGATGGTGGTTATCTGCTCCGCTGA